One region of Kytococcus sedentarius DSM 20547 genomic DNA includes:
- a CDS encoding sensor histidine kinase, with amino-acid sequence MTPDRPRGGRRAAPAHSGGIPTHRLDAAVTGPMRVRGHTSRETPHPGTTHWRDSIRTRIVLAVMLVSIMTSAGLGALLSAQAADAARESLRHQAITRLDTVSDSYRLDGRVRLGATADPDVPPLELTQGMQEGDRRSYYDGETMWASERLGRDVLLTVQLEDDLLEQQDTARYRTLLPSLAVTALTAAAAAWLLGNALSSRLRRAAVAADAMAHGDTSARTDQGGSDEVAALTRAVDTLAVTLQTRLEAERAFTADVAQELRTPVTGLVSAVELLPEGRPATLVRTQVGRLRRLVEDLLEVSRLESGSEVATLEEHDLGEIVDRTVRFLAVSAPCERVELRGDAPGRVMIDPRRFERIMANLLVNVQRHGGGHCVITVVRHAVVVDDFGDGYPEEIIERGPQRFHGSGATKGTGLGLTIISKQAATMGATVEFDRARGGGARTVLHFEPAD; translated from the coding sequence GTGACCCCAGACCGCCCCCGGGGCGGCCGTCGGGCCGCCCCCGCCCACAGTGGTGGCATCCCCACCCACCGTCTGGACGCAGCCGTCACCGGCCCGATGCGGGTCAGGGGCCACACCTCGCGGGAGACCCCGCACCCGGGGACCACGCACTGGCGGGACTCGATCCGCACCCGCATCGTGCTGGCCGTCATGCTGGTCTCGATCATGACCAGCGCCGGGCTGGGGGCGCTGCTGTCCGCCCAGGCGGCCGATGCGGCGCGCGAGAGCCTGCGTCACCAGGCCATCACCCGGCTCGACACCGTCAGCGACTCCTACCGCCTCGACGGGCGCGTGCGCCTCGGGGCGACGGCCGACCCGGACGTCCCGCCGCTGGAGCTCACCCAGGGCATGCAGGAGGGGGACCGCCGGAGCTACTACGACGGCGAGACGATGTGGGCCAGTGAGCGGCTGGGCCGGGACGTCCTGCTGACGGTGCAGCTGGAGGACGACCTGTTGGAGCAACAGGACACCGCGCGGTACCGCACGCTCCTGCCCTCGCTGGCCGTGACCGCCCTGACCGCGGCGGCCGCCGCGTGGCTCCTGGGCAATGCCCTGTCCAGCCGGTTGCGGCGGGCGGCCGTGGCCGCGGATGCCATGGCGCACGGCGACACCTCGGCCCGCACCGACCAGGGCGGGAGCGACGAGGTGGCCGCGCTGACCCGCGCCGTGGACACCCTGGCGGTCACCCTCCAGACCCGGCTCGAGGCGGAGCGGGCCTTCACCGCGGACGTGGCCCAAGAGCTGCGCACCCCGGTGACCGGTCTGGTGTCCGCGGTCGAGCTGCTGCCCGAGGGGCGGCCCGCCACCTTGGTGCGCACCCAGGTGGGGCGGCTGCGGCGCCTGGTCGAGGACCTGTTGGAGGTCTCCCGGCTCGAGAGCGGCTCGGAGGTCGCGACCCTCGAGGAGCACGACCTGGGCGAGATCGTGGACCGCACGGTGCGCTTCCTGGCCGTCTCCGCCCCCTGCGAGCGGGTGGAGCTGCGGGGGGACGCGCCGGGGCGGGTCATGATCGACCCCCGGCGCTTCGAGCGGATCATGGCCAACCTGCTGGTCAACGTGCAGCGCCACGGCGGGGGCCACTGCGTGATCACGGTGGTCCGTCACGCCGTCGTCGTCGACGACTTCGGTGACGGGTACCCCGAGGAGATCATCGAGCGCGGACCACAGCGCTTCCACGGCAGCGGCGCCACCAAGGGCACCGGACTGGGGCTCACCATCATCTCCAAGCAGGCCGCCACGATGGGGGCGACGGTGGAGTTCGACCGCGCCCGCGGCGGGGGCGCTCGCACGGTGCTGCACTTCGAGCCGGCGGACTGA